GGTTTTAGGGCTTTTCGCCAGATATCCCAAGGCCTTTTGGTATGCTGTTTCAACAGTCATTTTGTTTTTCCATGTTTTATTATGTGTTGAGCCTCGATGGTTATGAATCCTGTCCGTCCGTGTTTTTTTATAAGAAAGTCTGGGTAAGTCACTCAGATCTTTCAAACTTTGTTGTGGGCCGAGGCCTGGGTGTAGATAGACCAAGGACGGCCCGTGGCCGTTGTATGAAACAGGCTTTGGGAGCCTGTTTTTTTCCAGGTGATCGTTAAGTGAGCCAGATTTTCCTTTGATGTATGCCGGACAATGAAATGGTTTGTGAACAGCCGGTCATCTTCATAATTAATTGAAACCCGACTTTGCACAGTATCTCCGGGCAGAGCCTCTTTTTGATATATGACGTCACATGTCACAGGGGTATATTCAAAGTTTAATGTGTCGGGTAAGGATTGCACTGCCCATTTGACATAGACTGGATTATTCACATGTTCGTTGAGATCCAGATCGAGAAAATGAACGGGAAAGGTGCATTCATAGTCAGCATGGGTCAAATTTGCTTTGGGTTTGATTCGGTTGGCAGGTTTTTGTGCTGGGCTCGTCGTTAAAGACGGCGGCATATGCTGTGACAACCTCACTGGTCTGTTGTTTGTTGACTTTATCAGTATCCAAATACTCGAGGCGGTTACCAGGGGGCAGGGCGAGTCCAGGGGGTGTTTCTGTTCCGCCATTAGCCGGAATCGTCTGATTTCGTAAAGGTTTTTCCACGTCGTCCGCCATGTTTGAACAACCAGCGTCGTCATCCAGTCAATGGGTTTGTGAATTTTTATCCGGTATTGAGTCACCACCCATTTAAGATTTTTGGGGGCCATATCGAACCCGGAAATTCCCAGGGCGTGGCAGTGGGCTGAGGCCACATCCTGGAATATACTTAAAAGCCAATCCATTTTGATCTTTCCGCTGATGGTTAAAGCGGAATAGGGCAGACTAAATTTTTGTGAGAATGCGTCTGGATTATTTTTCATTATCTTTTATCCCTTCAATCAGGCGTCCTGGTGTTTTGACCAAATCTCCCAGCAGGTTGAGCAATCCTTTTCCCACTGCAGACGGGTGGAGAGGCACTACTGTGGGATCTGATATTTTGCCATAGGCCCTGATTGGAAAAGAGACGAGACGGCCATTTAGAATCGTATTTA
This window of the uncultured Desulfobacter sp. genome carries:
- a CDS encoding acyl-ACP thioesterase domain-containing protein, with the translated sequence MKNNPDAFSQKFSLPYSALTISGKIKMDWLLSIFQDVASAHCHALGISGFDMAPKNLKWVVTQYRIKIHKPIDWMTTLVVQTWRTTWKNLYEIRRFRLMAEQKHPLDSPCPLVTASSIWILIKSTNNRPVRLSQHMPPSLTTSPAQKPANRIKPKANLTHADYECTFPVHFLDLDLNEHVNNPVYVKWAVQSLPDTLNFEYTPVTCDVIYQKEALPGDTVQSRVSINYEDDRLFTNHFIVRHTSKENLAHLTITWKKTGSQSLFHTTATGRPWSIYTQASAHNKV